Proteins from a genomic interval of Watersipora subatra chromosome 10, tzWatSuba1.1, whole genome shotgun sequence:
- the LOC137406185 gene encoding baculoviral IAP repeat-containing protein 7-B-like has product MSERATRFQEVLSPPNLNHLAPKQPVNITIYTVATYSASYNRYLPNLLLRKLTQMSPNKFLKFIYQALTSMQLDELMLDEKQRRKTFMANWPYSGGDSTLTGDRMAKAGFYNLNRGDRVCCAFCKGCLFDWKEGEVVMTEHARQFNFCKFVKGFECGNRLYHIRSEASDSRCGNIEMDGTTVYPQAKAIMGTKANFECLGIVDNSLHNKRKAPSDSRLNSFKHWPDSNPVSATSLTEAGFYFTGCNDEVQCFSCGGILKDWQTNDCPWREHAKWFPHCSFLVETKGESFVAEVGKSYGRELLHFSKRPKSYEDMVSDSKAAMTQICLSLGHCQETFDKAFASNKEPFNNMLDLIDVIYKIEEGELDVEIQQEECSNEITVSDSSEFLLSCRECCKSNVIAEAKHLALPCGHLAFCENCASKAKEQAESQAVLCPFPDCGCELLGSQKVYFT; this is encoded by the coding sequence ATGTCCGAAAGAGCAACAAGATTTCAAGAGGTTCTCAGTCCACCAAACCTGAACCATTTGGCTCCTAAACAGCCAGTAAATATTACGATATATACGGTGGCTACTTACTCTGCAAGCTACAACCGCTATTTACCTAACTTACTGTTGCGCAAACTAACACAAATGTCTCCAAATAAATTCCTCAAGTTCATTTACCAAGCACTGACCTCTATGCAGCTGGATGAGCTCATGCTGGATGAGAAACAACGGAGAAAGACATTCATGGCTAATTGGCCGTATTCCGGTGGCGATAGCACTCTTACGGGAGATCGTATGGCTAAAGCTGGGTTCTACAATCTCAACCGAGGAGACCGAGTATGCTGCGCATTTTGTAAAGGATGTTTGTTTGACTGGAAAGAGGGTGAAGTTGTCATGACGGAGCACGCTCGACAATTCAACTTTTGTAAATTTGTAAAAGGTTTTGAATGTGGAAATCGTCTGTACCACATACGTAGTGAAGCTAGTGACTCGAGGTGTGGGAACATTGAAATGGACGGAACTACTGTGTACCCGCAAGCGAAAGCCATTATGGGCACTAAGGCTAATTTTGAATGCTTAGGTATCGTTGACAATAGTCTACACAACAAGAGAAAAGCTCCTAGCGATTCACGTTTGAACAGCTTTAAGCACTGGCCAGACAGCAATCCCGTGTCTGCAACTTCTCTCACCGAAGCTGGATTTTATTTCACTGGTTGCAACGATGAAGTTCAGTGTTTCTCTTGCGGTGGAATACTGAAGGACTGGCAAACTAACGATTGTCCATGGAGAGAACACGCAAAATGGTTTCCTCACTGTAGCTTCCTCGTAGAAACGAAGGGAGAAAGTTTTGTAGCCGAAGTAGGCAAGTCGTATGGAAGAGAGTTACTACATTTTTCCAAGAGACCGAAATCTTATGAAGATATGGTCAGTGATTCGAAAGCGGCGATGACCCAGATATGCCTATCTCTTGGTCACTGCCAAGAAACATTTGACAAGGCCTTTGCCTCTAATAAGGAACCATTCAATAATATGCTAGATTTGATAGatgttatttataaaattgaagAGGGAGAGTTAGACGTAGAAATACAACAAGAAGAATGCTCAAATGAAATCACAGTCTCTGACTCTTCAGAATTTTTGCTTAGCTGCAGAGAATGTTGTAAATCAAATGTGATAGCTGAGGCCAAACACTTAGCACTTCCTTGTGGCCATCTTGCTTTTTGTGAAAATTGTGCTAGCAAAGCGAAAGAGCAAGCTGAAAGTCAAGCAGTTCTCTGCCCATTTCCAGACTGCGGCTGCGAACTTTTAGGCAGTCAAAAAGTTTATTTCACGTGA